ACTTTCGTCATCAGCGTTTGGCGCTGCGTGATGATGCCATGCTCTGGGGCCCCAACCTGACCTTTGGCACCGAACGCACCGAAATCGAGTTCGCCAGTCACTACCTGCGGCTGCCAGTGGTTCAGGACCTCGCCTCGCTGAAAGTGTTTTTGCGCACCGCACCGCAATGGCTGGTGATCCGTTTCCGCAATCAGCATGGTCTGACATCGCAGGTTCATCAGCGCTTGCGCCATAGCCATTACAGCGAATGGCCGACCTTGCAGGCCTTCGCCCTGGAGCAGCACCTGAGCCCCAGCACCTTTCGCCGCAAACTGGGACGCGAAGGCTGTTCGTATCAGGAAATCAAGGATGAAGTACGGCGCGTGGTGGCGTTTGAACGGTTGCGTCAGAGCAAGGCGAGCATCAGCGATATTGCCGAGCAGTTGGGATTTCAGGAGCCGAGTGCGTTTCATCGGGCGTTCAAGAAATGGACGGGGGAGAGCCCGGGGCGGTATCGGGCGCGGTTTCAGGAGGGTTCTGAATGAGCCGCTGGTCGGCAGCGGGAACGCGTAGCCATTTCTCCCCAGTCGATTGTTGCGTCCTGATCGCGCAGATCGCCGCAGATTGAGTTGAACTCGTCGTGCGGCTGCTTAGGCGAGCACATGCGACTGGCTTTGCATCTCTCGTTCAAGAAAATCGATGAACGCGCGCACCTTCGCATTTAAAGCCGATCGCTCGGTGACGCAGGCATAGATGTGCATCGGTTCAGGCTCTGCGCAAGCTGCATTGCGATTGCCCGGCTCGAACAATGGCAGTAGTCGGCCGCTGTCGATCAATGGCTGAGCGACGAAGCTGGCGAGGCGTGCGATCCCTCCGCCGTTTACAGCAATCTGCGCGATCGTATCAATGTCATCGCAGATGAAGCCCGGATTGACTTTGGCTTCGAAACGACTGCCATTGAGTACAAAGGTCCAGGGCAGAAAACGACCATCAGTTGGATAGCGAAAGACAAGGCAAGTGTGTTGCTTCAGCTCCTCAGGTGTTGTCGGCATGCCCGCGCGGTCGAGATACGCGGGTGACGCGCAGAACACGAAAGGACGCGAGGCGATACGCCGGGCAATGAGCTGATCGTTCAGCTGCGCTTCAATACGGATGCTGACGTCGACGCCCTCCAGCCGATGATCGACGCTGCGATCCGTACTGATCAGTTCGATGTTGATGCGCGGATAGGCGTCCTTGAATGCGGGCATTAATGGCGCGAGTACATGCCGGCCAAATGCCGCGGTGGTGGCGATGCAAAGCGGCCCATGCGGCTTGGTTTCGACAGTGGCAGCTTGCGAGGCGAGATCAATATCACCCGGAATGTGGCGC
The Pseudomonas lini DNA segment above includes these coding regions:
- a CDS encoding AraC family transcriptional regulator; this translates as MRETDSVAVYFMYPMIHALREEPQRLRAVLEQVRIDPALMDQPTARVPATAFAALWLVQIRELNDEFFQLDSHGMPPGSFALICRALIQEPTLEKAMRQCLANFALFLRDFRGTLSVRGKRAVISLQTCSQNSEVSRLGEETFLVLMISLLCWLGGRRIPIDRADFRHQRLALRDDAMLWGPNLTFGTERTEIEFASHYLRLPVVQDLASLKVFLRTAPQWLVIRFRNQHGLTSQVHQRLRHSHYSEWPTLQAFALEQHLSPSTFRRKLGREGCSYQEIKDEVRRVVAFERLRQSKASISDIAEQLGFQEPSAFHRAFKKWTGESPGRYRARFQEGSE
- a CDS encoding LysR family transcriptional regulator, translated to MDILGLINTYIRVVENGSIAAAARAQGMSAAAVSQSITRLEAHLGVRLLSRTTRSMALTESGTRYFEKVRHIPGDIDLASQAATVETKPHGPLCIATTAAFGRHVLAPLMPAFKDAYPRINIELISTDRSVDHRLEGVDVSIRIEAQLNDQLIARRIASRPFVFCASPAYLDRAGMPTTPEELKQHTCLVFRYPTDGRFLPWTFVLNGSRFEAKVNPGFICDDIDTIAQIAVNGGGIARLASFVAQPLIDSGRLLPLFEPGNRNAACAEPEPMHIYACVTERSALNAKVRAFIDFLEREMQSQSHVLA